CCGACCAGTCGTCGTGGTCGACGAGTCGACTGAGCACCGTCACGACCCCGGGCTCGGCCGGGAGGCCGGCCGCCACGGCGGCGACCACGCCTGCCGGGTCCGCGCCGACCACAGCGATGCGGTCCCCCACCCAGTTGAGGGCGGAGCCGAGCCGGCGGTACCGGCCGGTGTCGGCGTGCCAGGCCGGGGAGGCGGGCGCCCCCGACGGTACCGGCTCGCTCGCCTGGGCCTCGTCGTCACGGGCCGGGCGTCGGTGCTCACGAGTCATACCCCGTACAACGGGCCGGTTCCGATCGCTGTTCACCGTTAGCTACCCCAACAATAGTTGACTTTGGAACGTAACATATCGGATTTCCCCTGGTGACCGGCCCGGCACGCACCGCCACCCTGATCCGTCGGTCAGCTCACGGTTCCACCGTCGGCGATGTCGTCGTCGACCGTGAGGTAGGCCCCCGACCGGTCGTCGGCGGCCCCCTCGACCAGGCGACGGAACACCGTCGCCGCCCGCTGCACCGAGGTCATCTGCCCGTCGGCCAACTGCTGCTCCCCCCACTGCGCGGTGAGCCGCTCCCAGCGGTCCCCACCGCCGCGGCGCACCCGGTCCAGGCCCGCCCGGGTGATCCCGAGGTCGACCAGCCCCGGGTGGTAGCTGAGCACCACGACGCCGCTGGTGCGCAGCTCGTCGGCGAGGTTCTCGGTCAACTTGATGACCGCGGCCTTGGACACCGAGTAGGCACTCAGGTACGGCCACCGGAACCGACCGGCGTGGCTGACCACATTGATGACCCGCCCGACGCCGCGTGGGACCATCACGGCCAACGCGGCCCGACACCCCAGCATGGTGCCCCGCAGGTTCACCTCGATGGTGTCGGACCACTCGTCCTCGTCGACCTCCCACATCGGACCGATCGGGCCGGACACCCCGGCGTTGTTCACCATCACGTCGAGCCCACCGTGGGTCTCGACCACGGACCGCACCACCCCGGCGGTGGCACCGCGCTGGGCGACGTCGGCCACGAACGCGTCGACGGTGGACCCCTCGGCCCGCATCTGGTCCCGCGCGCGGTCGAGCGCGTCGGCGTCCCGACCGGTGATCACCACATGGGCACCGGCCCGGCCCACCTCCTCGGCGAACGCCCGGCCCAGTCCCCGGGACCCGCCGGTGATCAGGACCGTCCGGCCCGCCAGGGTCTGCCCGGTGGCCCCGGTCAGGGAGCCGGCGAGCGGCCGATCCGCCACCGCCGTGGTCGTACGGGCGACGGGTCCGGTGGTCCGGACCGCAGTGGACACCTCCGCCGACCGGATGCCGGACGGCGGCCCGGGGTCGCCGGAGACCGCAGGCCCGGCCGCGGAGGCGTCGGCGGGACGCCCGGTCGGCGCGGGTGAGGGGTCGGCGGGCCGGCCGACCGCCGCCGGGACGGCGTCGGCGGGACGCCCGGTCGGCGGCGGGACATCCGCCCACTCGCCGGCGAGCAGACCGACCAGACCCGCCACCGTGAGGTTGCGCTGCAACCGCACCGCCGGCACCGACACGCCGAGCGAGTTCTGCAGCAGGACCCGCAGCTCCACACCGGCCAGCGAGTCGATGTCGACGGCGTGCTCGTCGCCGAGCTGCTCCTCGGACAGGCCGGTGATCCGGCCCAGCAGCGGCGCGACGAGGGCTGGCAACATCGCCCGGCGCTCCTCGTCGGTGGCCGCGCGCAGCCGCTCGGGCACCGACAGTTGGCCCGGGTCGTCGGCGACGTCGACGGGCACCAGCGCGGCGTACCGGGGCAACCCGGCCAGCTGCGGGTTGGCCCGCGCCCAACCGGCCCAGTCCACACCGGCCACGCAGGCCTCGGCCGGCCGGGTCCGCAACAGGACGCCCAACGCCTCGACGAGCTGCCCGGGGGTCATGCCGAGCTGACCGTTGCGCCGCAGCACCCGGCCCACCGCGCCGTCGTTGTCGACCGCCACACCTACCTGGTCGACCATTCCCCACCCGACGCTCAGCGCCGGCAGGCCCCGGGCCCGCCGGTAGCGGGCCAGTCCGTTGAGGAACTCGTTGGCGCTCACGTAGGCGCCCCCGGCCGCCGGCCCGATCTGCGCCGCGAACGAGGAGAACAGCACGAAGAAGTCGAGCTGGTCGGTCTCGGTCGCCAGGTGCAGGTTCCAGGCCCCGTCGGCCTTGGGCCGGGTCGCCGCCACCAGCCGCGCCGCGTCCGTCTCGGCCAGCACCGCGTCGTCGAAGCCCGCCGCGGCGTGCACGACACCGCGCACCGGGGACAGCTGCGTACGGACCCGGTCCAGCAGGTCCCGCACCGCCGTCCGGTCGGCCACGTCCACCTGCTCCACCCGGACCTGCACGCCCGCGCCGGTCAACCGGTCCACCACCCCGGCGGCCTCGGCCGTGGCGATGCCGCGCCTACCGACCAGGACCAGGTGCCGGGCGCCCTGGTCGGCGAGCCACCGCGCCACGGTGAGGCCCAGCCCGCCCAGGCCACCGGTGACCAGGTAGCTGGCGTCCGGCCGTACCGGTGCGTCGGTGATCGACGCGGCCGGCACGGTCACCGGCTCGTCGGCCATCCGCACCACGATCTTGCCGAGGTGTTCCCGGCGGGTCATCGCCCGGAACGCCGCCCCCACCTGTCCGGCCGGCATCTCGGTGACCGGCAGGCGGACGACCTCGGCCTTGTCGTACAGGGCGGCCACCTCGGCCATGGCGGCACGGACCACCTCCGGGGCCAGCCGCATCATCTGGTCGTAGTCGAAGGCGTGGAAGGACAACGCACGGTGGAACGGCGCGAGCCGCAACGAATGGTTGGCGGCGATGTCGGCCTTGCCCACCTCGACGAACCGGCCGAAGGGACGCAACAGGCCGAGACTCTGGTGCAGGATCTCGCCGGGCAGCGAGTTGACCACGACGTCGACGCCCTCACCGCCGGTGGCGGAGCGGATGTCGTCGACGAAGGCGATGCTGCGGGAGTCGGAGATCCCCGCCACGCCCTCACCGCGCAGGAACTCCCGACGCTGCTCACTTCCGGCGGTGGCGTAGACCTGCGCGCCGAGCCACCGGGCCAGCCGCACCGCGGCCAGACCGACGCCACCGGCGGCGGAGTGCACGAGCACCCGTTCCGTCGGCTGCACCCGGGCCAGCCGGACCAGCGCCTGGTGCGCGGTGACCACCGGCAGCAGCGAGGCGGCCTCGGCCAGCGACAACCCCGCCGGTTTGCGTACCACCCGGACCTGGTCCAGCGTCACGTGGGAGGTGAACAGGTCCCGGCCGTGCGCGAGCACCTCGTCGCCGGGGCGCAGGTCGGTCACGGCCCGGCCGACCCGCACGATCGTGCCCGAGCACTCCAGTCCGAGCGTCGACTCCGAGTAGCTGCCCGTCATCGCCTCGGCGGAGAGCAGGCCGGTGGCCTTGAGGACGTCCTTGAAGTTCAACCCGACGTAGGCGACCTCGATCTCGACCTCGGTCGGCCCCGGTTCCGGACGGTCGACCGCGACGAAACGCAGCCGGTCCAGATCCCGGTCGGCGGTACGCAGCGTCACCGGTGTCCGGTCCGTGGCGGTACGCAGATGGTGCAGCGGCGACCGGTCGTCGGCGGGTTCGAGCCGCCGCACGTACCGCCGGCCGGCCCGCAGCACCACCTCGTCCAGGCTTTCCCGGGCGAGTTCGTCGAGCAGCGCCGCCATGCCCTGCTCGGTGTGGTCGGTGTCGACCAGCCGGCACCGCAGCTCTGGCCGCTCGGCGTTGACGACCCGGCCGAGCCCCCACACCGACGCGGCGAACGGATCGGTCGTGGGGTCGTCCTCGTCGACGCTCTGCGCGCCGACGGTGACCAGCACCAGCGGTACGGTGTCGGCCGGCAGGGCCTGCACCAGCCGCAGCGGCACGGCGACCGGTTCGCAGGCCGGCGCGTCGGCCGCCGGGGTGCCGTCGAGGTGCACGACGCCCCGGCAGGCCGGCTCGTCGGCGAGCACCGCCCGGACCTCGTCGGGCCAGTCGGGTCGGCCGGTTGCCACCTGCCGCACCGTCGCGCCCCGGCCGGTCAGGCCCCGTACCAGGGCCTGGGTTTCGGCTCCGCCGACGACGAGCCAGGTGCCCGCCAGGGTCCCGACGCCCTCGGCCGGCTCAAGATGCCAGACGGGCCGGTAGTAGCGGCTCTCCGGCGGGTCCGGCCGGTCGGACTCCGGTCGCGCGGTGCGCTGGGCGCGCAGGCCGACCACCTCCGCGACCACGTCACCGTCGTCGGTGAGGATGGTCAGGTCACACTCCAGCCAACCGTCGACGGCGCTGCGGCGGTCCCGTCCGTGCACCCAGAGCCCGCCGGTGCCCGGGGTGCGGTAGAGCCGAAGCTCGGCGATGCGGGCCGGCACGTAGCCGCCCTCGTCGGTGTGCCACACGGCACCGCCGATGGTGGCGTGCAGCGCCGCGTCGAGCAGGGCCGGATGCAGCCGGTAGCCGTCGGTGTCGACCGGTCCCGGTTCCAGGGCGGCGAAGATCTCCCCCGTCTCCTCGCGGTGCCACACCCGTCGGACCGCGCGGAACGCCGGACCGTAGTGCAGGTTGCGGTCGGCGAGCCGGGCGTACAGGTCGTCACGGGTGAGTTCCGGCAGGTCGCGGGTAAGCTCCGCCAGGGTCTCGCCACGTGGCGGCGGGGATCCCGGCGGTACCAGGTCGGGCCGGCGCAGCTCGGCGTGCAGGGTCCAGACGTTGTCGTCACCCGGCTCCCGGCTGTGCATGGTCACGGTCCGCTGGACCGGGTCGTGGTTCGTGCGCAGCGTCGCGACCGTCGCCGGGCGCACCGGCAGCGGCCGGTGGAACACCACGTCGGCCAGGAAACACGGCGTGTCGTCCGGGAACATGGCCAGCGCCGCCTCCAGGTAGCCGGCACCGGGGAAGACGGCGTCGTCACCGATGCGGTGGTCGACCAGGTACGGGAACTCCGCCGCGGAGAGTTCCACGTCGCGGGTCGGCGTCGCCGCCGGCACCTCCCGACCGGCCAGTCGCAGCCCGCCACCGCCCAACCGGGCCGACCGGGAGACCGCCGACTCGATCCAGTGCGCGTCGCGCTGCCACGGGTAGCGGGGCAGGTCGAGGTGTTCCCGGGGACCCGGGTGGACCCCCTTCCAGTCGACCTCGACACCGGCGGCGTAGAGCGTGCCGAGTGCCTGGCGCAGGTGCTCACGCTGGGGCCGGTCCCGGCGCAACGAGGCCACCTGCACCGGGTCGCCGTCCTGTTCGGCCAGCGCCTCGTTGATGGCCGAGGCGAGGACCGGGTGGGGGCCGACCTCCAGCACCGCGCCGGGGCCGGCGGCGAGCAGCTCGCGCACCGCGTCGGCGAAGCGCACCGGCTGGCGTACGTTGCGCCACCAGTAACCGGCGTCGAACCCGGTGCCGTCGACCCGGCCGCCGGTCACCGTCGAGTACAGCGGGATCCCGGCCGCCGCCGGCCGGATGTCGGCAAGCGCCGCCAGCAACGGTTGGTGGATCTCGTCCATCTGGGCACTGTGGTAGGCCACCTCGACCCGTAGCGCCTTGACGGCCACGCCGGCGGCGCGCAGCCGTTCGCTCACCGTCTCCAGTGCCTCGGCGTCACCGGCCAGGGTGGTCGCGGTGGCGCTGTTGATCGCGGCCACGTCCACCCCGTCGACCAGGTACGGACCCACCGCACCGGCGGGCAGGTCAACCGCCGCCATCGCGCCCCGGCCGGCGAGCCGGGACTGCAGGTTCGCCCGGTGGAAGCTGACCGTGAGCGCGTCGGGCAGCGAGTAGACCCCGGCGGCGTACGCCGCGGCCACCTCCCCCACACTGTGCCCCACGATCATCGCCGGCTCGACGCCCCAGCTGCGCCAGAGGGCGGTCAGCCCGGCCTGCACCACGAAGTTGCCGACCTGCGCGTACAACGTGCTGGTGAGTCGGGACTCGGCCTCGTCGCGCAGCAGCTCGTCGGCGATCGACAGGCCGAAGCGGGCCAGGAACCGGTCGCACTCGGCGACCGTCTCGGCGAACAGCGGTTCGTGCCGCAGCAGTTCCCGACCCATCCCCCACCACTGCGGGCCCATGCCGGTGTAGACGAAGGCCACCGGTCGGGGCGTGGCCCGGCGCGGGGCGACCGTCAGCTGCCGGAGCTGCCGCGCCGCCCCGGCCGGGTCGCCGGCCACGACGAAGGCCCGCAGCGGATGGTGCTCGCGCTGGCGGGACACCGCCCGGCAGACCCGCCGCAACGTCGGGGCGTCCGGCTTGTCGAGCAGGTCGGCGTACGCGTCGACGAGTGCCCGCAGCGCCTGCGGGCTGCGCGCCGACAACGGCAGCAGCTGGGGTTGACCGTCGGCGTCGGCCGTCGGGTCCCGTCGTGGCAGCGGGGGTGCCTGCTCCAGCAGGGCGTGTGCGTTGGTGCCGCCGAAGCCGAAGGAGTTGACCCCGGCCCGACGTGGGCCGCCGTACTCGCCGAACGGGGTCATCTCGACAGGTACCCGGATCGGCAACCTGTCGAAGGGGATCGCCGGGTTCGGGCGCTCGAAGTGGATGTTCGGCGGGATCAGGCCCCGGTCCAGGCAGAGGATGGCCTTGATCACCCCGGCCATTCCGGCGGCGGCCTCGGTGTGGCCGAGGTTGGACTTGACCGAGCCGATCCAGTGTGTCGCGGCCGACCCGGCGAGCATCTCGCCGATGGAGCTGGCCTCGATCGGGTCGCCGACCGCCGTGCCGGTGCCGTGCGCCTCGAAGTAGCCGATCGAGCGCGGGTCCACCCCGGCGGCCCGGCAGGTCTGCCCGATCACCGCCCGTTGGGCCGCCGCGCTGGGCACGGTGATGCCGGGGGTCCGGCCGTCCTGGTTGACCGCCGAGCCCCGGATCACGGCGTGGATCCGGTCGCCGTCGCGTTCGGCGGCGGCCAGCGGCTTCAGGACCACGATCCCCGCACCCTCGGCCCGGGCGTAGCCGTTGGCCCGGTGGTCGAAGGACCGGCACCGGGCGTCCGGGGAGAGGAACCCGCCCTTGGACAGCATGATCGTCATGGCCGGGCCGACCATCACGTTCGCCCCACCGGCCACCGCCACGTCGCAGTCGCCGGAGGCCAGGGCCGCACACGCGTGGTGCAGCGCCACCAGCGAGGACGAGCACGCGGTGTCGATGGTCAGGCACGGGCCGCGCCAGTCGAAGGCGTGCGACAACCGGGCCGACAGCATGGTCATCGCCATTCCGGTCGGGGTGGCGGTGCTGACCAGGTGCCGGTTGGCCTCCGACAGCTGCACCAGCGCGGCGTCGAAGGTGAACGCTCCGATGTAGGTACCCACCCGCGCACCGGCCGTCGAGACCGGCGGGATGCCGGCGTCCTCGAAGGCCTCCCAGGTGACCTCCAGCAGCAGCCGTTGCTGCGGGTCGAGAGCGGCGGCGTCGCGGGGGGTCATCCCGAAGAAGCCGGCGTCGAAGCGGTCGACCGGCGAGCGCAGGAAGCCACCCTGGCGCACGTGTGTCCGTCCCGGTGTCGCCGGATCGGGATCGAAGTACGCCTCGTTGCGCCAGCGGTCGGCGGGGATGTCACCGATCGCGTCCGTGCCGGTGGCGAGCACGTCCCAGAAGCTGTCGCGGTCCTCGATGCCGCCGGGGAACCGGCAGCCGATGCCGACGACCGCGACCGGACCGTACCCACCCTGGACGGAGTCGCCCGGTGCGGGCACCACGCCGGGGTACGGATCTGTGTGCACTCTCACCGGAAACCTCCATGTTCGGATCAGCGATCTTGCCGATCCAATCAGGAGAATCGGACGGTGCGGGTAACAGGTTCACTACGGCTTTGAACAGGCGTTTCAGTAAAGGTTACTGACTGGTCACACAGGTGACGGGGTCAGCTTCCGGTGCTGGCCCGGTACACCGCCTCCTCCAACGCACCAATCGCGGCCCGCAGGTCCCGCACCGCCGCCAGCACGGTCGCCCGCTCGACCTCGGCGGCCTCGCCAAGCTCGCCGCACCGCTGTCGGCACGCTCGCCACCGGTCGACCTGCGCCGCCACGGGCAGCAGCTCCGTGAGGTGCCGCAGCTGCGTTCCGGTGTCCTCGGGCGCCGGCGACGAGCAGACGAAGGCGTACCAGGCTCCGAGGTGGCGGTCGCTGGCCTCGCCGACCGCCACCAGCGCCGCGCGCCGCTGCCGGCCGGTGAGGCGAAGCTCGACGGCGGGCAGGTCCACCGGCGGCGGAACGGCCCGGTAGTGGGTAGCCACCAGGTCCGTGATGGCCCGGGCGGCGTGCCTGAGTTCCTCGGTGACCGCCACGGCCGCCGGCTGGTGGACCCGGTCACCCAGCCGGTCCATCCGGTCGCGCGCCTGACCCATCCGGCGCACCGGGTCGGCGAAGTCCGCGCTCACGGCGATCAGGCCCGCCTCGACGTCCGGGTCCCACCGGCCGCGGTCGAGGCAGTAGCGGGCCACCTCGTCCAGGAACCGCCCGGCGGCGACCCTCGGCCGGCTGATGCTCCACCGCGGGCCCTGCTGCTGGCGGGCCCGTTCCCGCCGTCGACCGCCGATCAGCCGACCGGCCTGCTTCGCCATGACGACGGCGGGGTGCAGTCCGCCGCGCAGGTCGGCCTGGAACTCCCGCTGGGCGGTCAGCGCGTCGCCGGCCGCCGAGCCCGGTGGGCGGGTGTCGACCGGCGAGAAGTCGTACGACCGGTGGTCAGGTGCCCGTCGGCGGCGGGCCCGCCAGCCGCCCCAGGTGCCGCTCGCGACCTGCCTGCCGTGGGGTACCGGCGTCATCGGAACTCCTTCCCGTCGGATGCGTCCACAGTGGTCCGTCGGGCATCGCCGTGACATCAGCCAGCCGACAGGTACGGGTCAACCGAACGGTCCGTCCGGGGCCAGCGGCGTCGTCGGCCCGAACACGCTCCGCTAACCTCTGTCGGCGTGTCTGCCTTCCGCAACTCGCCAAACGTGCTGTTCGAGACCACCGTGACGGCGACCCGGCAACTGTCGCCCGGGTTCGTCCGCGTCACGCTCGGCGACGAACGGTTGCGGGAACTGGCGCCGTACCAGCTCGACCAACGCATCAAGATCATGTTGCCGGTCGCCGGCGACTACCCGGCCGGGTTGCGGGCGGGGCTCGTCGAACAGGACTGGCGACGCGCCTGGCGGTCCGTGCCCGACCGGGAGCGTCCGCAGTTGCGCAGCTACACCGCCCACCGGACCCGACCGGCGGCGGGCGAGCTGGACCTGGACTTCTACCTGCACCAGCCGCACGGCCCGGCCAGCGGCTGGGCGGCGGCGGCCCAGCCCGGGGAACGGCTGCTCCTGTCGGGTCCGCACGTCGGGGCCGGCCAACCCCGCTACGGCGTGCAGTGGGAGCCGGGACCGGCGGTGCGGGTGCTGGTCGCGGCCGACGAGACGGCGTACCCGGCGGTGCGGGGCATCCTGTCCGGCCTCGGCCCGCAGGTGCGGGCGACGGTCCTGCTGGAGGCCGGCACCGCGGCGGACGCGGCCAGCCTCGACGACGTGACCGCCGGCCACGAGGTCGAGGTCCGGTTGCGGGGCGGGGCCCGGGGCGGGACGGTCCTGACCGCGGCGGTGGGTGACTGGCTGGCCGAGCACGGTCGGTCGGCGGCCGGAGCGGGGAACGGTTTCTACGCCTGGACAGCTACGGAAAGTAGCAGAATCGCGCGGGTACGCGGACTCTTCGCCGAGGCGGGCGTCGATTCCACCCGGGTCCACACGCAGGGCTACTGGCACGACCGACCCACCCGCGACGAGGTCCAGTTTAGGTAATGCTAACCTAACCCGCACCACGTGATCGTCACTGTATGTCGCCAGACGGGAAGCTGCCCCATGCGCTCGCCAAGCCCTCGAACATCCCGCCGCCAGTTCCTCGCCCGCACCGCCGCCGTCATGACGACCGCGCTCGTCCTGGCCGGCTGCGGCGCCGCCGAGACCGACCCGGTGAGCAGCGGCGACACCAGAAGCGTCGAGCACGCCCGGGGCACGACCGAGGTACCGACCGCGCCGACCCGGGTCGTCGTGCTCGAACCGGTGCAGCTCGACACCGCCATCGCCCTGGAGGTCACCCCGGTCGGCGCGGCCGTGCTCAACGAGACCGCCGGGGTGCCCGCGTACCTCGGTGAGAAGGCCGCCGGCATCAGCACCGTCGGCACCGTGCAGGAACCCAACGTGCAGAAGATCGCGGCGCTGCGGCCCGACCTGATCATCGGTACCGAGTCCCGGCACTCCGCCCTCTACGACCAGCTCACCGACGTCGCCCCGACCGTGTTCATGGCCTCGCAGGCCGATCCGTGGCAGGACAACGTCCGCTTCACCGCGACCGCGCTCGGCGGTGCCGACTCCGCCACCCGGCTCCTCACCGGCTACCAGCAGCGGTGCGCCGAGATCGCCGGGAAGTTCGGCACCGCCGGTAAGACCGCCCAGCTGATCCGCCCCCGCGACGGCGTGCTCACCCTGTACGGCCCCACCTCCTTCGCCGGCAGCGCACTGGAGTGCGTCGGTTTCACCACCCCGCCCCGCGACTGGGAGAACTCCATCTCGGTGGACGTCTCCCCCGAACGGGTGCTGGAGGCCAAGGCCGACCACGTCTTCGTCACGACCGTCGACGTCAACGACCGCGGCACCATCCCCGCCTCGGTCAGCGCCAACGCCCCCGCCTTCCCCCGCCTGCACCTGGTCGACCAGTCCTTCTGGATCACCGGGGTCGGCACGGTCGGCGGGCAGCGGGTCCTCGACGACCTCGAACGCATCCTCACCGCGTCGAGTTGACCACCACCACACCCCCGCGCGCGGCACCGTCGACCACCGGCCGTGCCGCGCGCCGCCGTACCATCCGGCGCTGGTGGGGCGGGGCGGTCGCCGTACTCCTGGGGTCGCTGGTGTTGTCGGTCTTCGTGGGCGCGAACCCGGTGCCACCGTCGGACGTCTGGGCGGCGCTGCGGGGCGCCGGCAGCGAGACCGCGCAGTACGTGGTCTGGGGACAACGACTGCCCCGCACCCTGGCCGGGCTGCTGGTCGGCGCCGGGCTCGGGGTCGCGGGCGCCCTGATGCAGGCGTTCACCCGCAACGCGCTCGCCGAGCCGGGCATCCTCGGCGTCAACGCCGGAGCCGCCGCGTTCGTCGCCGCCGGCATCGCCTTCCTCGGGGTCACCTCGCCGGCCGCCTACATGTGGCTCGCCCTGCTCGGCGCGCTCCTGGTCGCCCTCCTCGTGTACGCCGTCGGCGGCGCCGCCGACCTGCGGGCCGCACCGACCCGGCTGCTGGTGACCGGGGTGGCCACCGGTGCCGTGCTGGCCGGGCTGACCACCGGGATCACCCTCACCCACCCCGACACCTTCGACCGGATGCGCGGCTGGAACGCCGGCAGCCTGCTGGAACGTGACGCCAGCGTGCTGCTGCCGGTACTGCCGCTGGTCGGTGCCGGGCTGGTCGCGGCGTTGGTCGCGGCGCGCGGCCTGAACGCGCTCGCGCTCGGGCCGGACCTGGCCGCCGCGCAGGGCGTCAGTCTCGGGCGGACCCGGCTGCTCGTGCTGGGCGCGGTGACTTTGCTCGCGGGCGGGGCGAGCGCGGTGGCCGGTCCCATCTCGTTCGTCGGGCTCGTGGTGCCGCACCTGGTGCGCTGGGGGGTCGGCACCGACCAGCGCCGAATCCTGGCCGGATCCCTGCTGGCCGGCGGGACCCTGGTGCTGCTGGCCGACGTCCTCGGCCGGGTCGCCGTCCTGCCGAGCGAGATGCCGGTCGGCATCGTCACCGCCTTCGTGGGTGCACCGGTCCTGATCGCGTTGGCCCGCCGCCGACGGGCGACGGCACTGTGAGCGCCCGGACACCGGCGGACGCCACCCCGGCACCGGCGGACCAGTCGACCGCGAACGCCCCCGCGCCGACGGGCGGGGACGTGGTGGGCCTCGGCCGCCGGTCACCGCGCCGCGCCGGCCGCCGCCGGCTGGTGATCGGCACCGACCGGACGCACGTGGTCGTCGGCGTCCGTGAGGCCGCCGTCTGCGCCACCGCGCTGCTGGCCGTCGCGGCGCTGGCGGTGGTCGGACTCGGGGTGGGTGACTTCCCGCTGCGCGTCGACGAGGTCCTCGGCGTGCTCGGTGGCCGGATCGGTGGGCTGCCCCGCACCGTCGTGTGGGAGTGGCGGCTGCCCCGCATCGCCGCCGCGATCGGCTTCGGCGCGGCGCTCGGCGTCGCCGGTGCGGTCTTCCAGACCATCACCCGCAACCCGTTGGCCAGCCCGGACATCATCGGCCTGGCCAACGGCTCGTTCACCGGCATGCTGGTCGCCCTGCTGCTGCTGGGCGGCGGCTGGCCGTTGCTGATGGCCGGCTCGCTCACCGGTGGCCTGCTCGCCGCCCTGGCGATCTACCTGCTCGCCTACCGGGACGGGCTCTCCGGGTTCCGCTTCATCGTGGTGGGCATCGGGGTCTCCGCCATGCTCGCCGCCACCAACACCTGGCTGCTGCTGCGCGCCGAGTTGGAGACGGCACTCTTCGCCGCCGCCTGGGGCGCCGGCTCCCTCAACACCGCCACCGCCGAGGTGGTCTGGCCCGCCGTCGGGGTCGTCCTGGCGGTGCTGCTGATCACCCCGCTGTGGTCGGCGGCCCTGGCCCAGCTGGAACTCGGTGACGACGTCGCCGCCGCCAGCGGAGTCGCGGTCGAGCGGGACCGGGCGGTCCTGGTGCTCATCGCGGTGATCCTGGTCAGCGCGGTCACCACGGTGGCCGGGCCGATCTCGTTCGTGGCCCTGGCCGCCCCGCAGATCGCCCGCCGGCTGGTCCGGGCGCCGGGCCTGCCGCTGGTCGCCACCGCCGTGGTGGGGGCGCTGCTGTTGCTCGGTGCCGACCTGGTCGCCCAGCACGTGATCCCGCTGACCGTGCCGGTGGGGGTCGTGACGGTGACCCTCGGCGGCGGGTACCTGCTCTGGCTGCTCGTCCACGAGGTCAGGAGGACCAGTTGACCACCCGGTTGCGCGCCGAAGGCGTCACCCTGCGCTACGACCAACGGATCGTGAGCGAGGGCCTGTCCGTCGCGGTGCCGGACGGCTCGTTCACCGTGCTGATCGGGCCCAACGCGTGCGGCAAGTCGACGCTGCTGCGGGCCCTGTCCGGGCTGCTGCGCCCCACCGTGGGACGGGTCCTGCTCGACGGGACGGACCTCGTGGCCCTGCCGGTGAAGGAACGCGCCCGGCGGCTCGCCCTGCTCCCACAGACCATGACCGCGCCCGAGGGGATCACCGTCCGGGAGCTGGTCGGCCGGGGTCGCTACGCCCACCAGCGGGTGCTGCGTCGGTTCTCCCGGGCCGACGAGGAGGCCGTCGAGGCGGCCCTGGCCGCGACCGGCACCACCGACCTGGCCGACCGGCGCACCGACGAACTCTCCGGTGGGCAACGGCAGCGGGCCTGGATCGCCATGGTGCTCGCCCAGGAGACCCCCCTCGTCCTGCTCGACGAACCCACCACCTACCTGGACGTGGCACACCAGATCGACGTGCTCAACGTGCTGCACCGGCTGGTCGTCCAGGGACGCACCGTCGTGGCGGTGCTGCACGACCTCAACCACGCCGCCCGGTACGCCACCCACCTCGTGGCGATGCGCGACGGGCGGATCGTGGCCGAGGGCGATCCCCGCTCGACGGTGGACGCCGGTCTCGTCACCGAGGTCTTCGGGATGCCGAACCAGGTGGTGGCCGACCCGGTCACCGGTGCGCCACTGGTCGTGCCGGCCGACACCCGCCAGCCGGCCGCCGACCGGGCCGGCACCGGCGGCCCGGCGGCGGCCGGTGGGTAGAGGTAGAGCACCGTCGGCGGGCCGGAGCTCACCTCAGCGCGTCGTCTCGCCGACGAAGTAGGGCTCGGCTGCCTCCAGCCGGGGCACCGGTACGCCGAGCCGGCGGGCTTCGGCCAGGGTGTCGCGACAGACCGCGCGCAACTCCTCGGGGTTGGCGTGGGCCCGCAGCACCCGGCGCACTGGCGGGAAACGTCGCATCAGCAGGGCG
Above is a window of Micromonospora yangpuensis DNA encoding:
- a CDS encoding siderophore-interacting protein → MSAFRNSPNVLFETTVTATRQLSPGFVRVTLGDERLRELAPYQLDQRIKIMLPVAGDYPAGLRAGLVEQDWRRAWRSVPDRERPQLRSYTAHRTRPAAGELDLDFYLHQPHGPASGWAAAAQPGERLLLSGPHVGAGQPRYGVQWEPGPAVRVLVAADETAYPAVRGILSGLGPQVRATVLLEAGTAADAASLDDVTAGHEVEVRLRGGARGGTVLTAAVGDWLAEHGRSAAGAGNGFYAWTATESSRIARVRGLFAEAGVDSTRVHTQGYWHDRPTRDEVQFR
- a CDS encoding ABC transporter substrate-binding protein, with translation MTTALVLAGCGAAETDPVSSGDTRSVEHARGTTEVPTAPTRVVVLEPVQLDTAIALEVTPVGAAVLNETAGVPAYLGEKAAGISTVGTVQEPNVQKIAALRPDLIIGTESRHSALYDQLTDVAPTVFMASQADPWQDNVRFTATALGGADSATRLLTGYQQRCAEIAGKFGTAGKTAQLIRPRDGVLTLYGPTSFAGSALECVGFTTPPRDWENSISVDVSPERVLEAKADHVFVTTVDVNDRGTIPASVSANAPAFPRLHLVDQSFWITGVGTVGGQRVLDDLERILTASS
- a CDS encoding FecCD family ABC transporter permease, with protein sequence MTTTTPPRAAPSTTGRAARRRTIRRWWGGAVAVLLGSLVLSVFVGANPVPPSDVWAALRGAGSETAQYVVWGQRLPRTLAGLLVGAGLGVAGALMQAFTRNALAEPGILGVNAGAAAFVAAGIAFLGVTSPAAYMWLALLGALLVALLVYAVGGAADLRAAPTRLLVTGVATGAVLAGLTTGITLTHPDTFDRMRGWNAGSLLERDASVLLPVLPLVGAGLVAALVAARGLNALALGPDLAAAQGVSLGRTRLLVLGAVTLLAGGASAVAGPISFVGLVVPHLVRWGVGTDQRRILAGSLLAGGTLVLLADVLGRVAVLPSEMPVGIVTAFVGAPVLIALARRRRATAL
- a CDS encoding FecCD family ABC transporter permease codes for the protein MSARTPADATPAPADQSTANAPAPTGGDVVGLGRRSPRRAGRRRLVIGTDRTHVVVGVREAAVCATALLAVAALAVVGLGVGDFPLRVDEVLGVLGGRIGGLPRTVVWEWRLPRIAAAIGFGAALGVAGAVFQTITRNPLASPDIIGLANGSFTGMLVALLLLGGGWPLLMAGSLTGGLLAALAIYLLAYRDGLSGFRFIVVGIGVSAMLAATNTWLLLRAELETALFAAAWGAGSLNTATAEVVWPAVGVVLAVLLITPLWSAALAQLELGDDVAAASGVAVERDRAVLVLIAVILVSAVTTVAGPISFVALAAPQIARRLVRAPGLPLVATAVVGALLLLGADLVAQHVIPLTVPVGVVTVTLGGGYLLWLLVHEVRRTS
- a CDS encoding ABC transporter ATP-binding protein, producing MTTRLRAEGVTLRYDQRIVSEGLSVAVPDGSFTVLIGPNACGKSTLLRALSGLLRPTVGRVLLDGTDLVALPVKERARRLALLPQTMTAPEGITVRELVGRGRYAHQRVLRRFSRADEEAVEAALAATGTTDLADRRTDELSGGQRQRAWIAMVLAQETPLVLLDEPTTYLDVAHQIDVLNVLHRLVVQGRTVVAVLHDLNHAARYATHLVAMRDGRIVAEGDPRSTVDAGLVTEVFGMPNQVVADPVTGAPLVVPADTRQPAADRAGTGGPAAAGG